The following are encoded together in the Rhizoctonia solani chromosome 10, complete sequence genome:
- a CDS encoding oxidoreductase family protein, translating to MAKNTRSASGGYSILHSPHPAERHVLDHEATKAAIVDQTGLKATTDVISPSASTPKDIFLGGIKIPQRPKPPESDGTSTTLAHRSLLMNDYRMLYKEARNARGRLRELSIPMHEWPGDLQKQEMKEVTASNEEEKEGLDNLDLDPTMKAFLMLEKQLGKR from the exons ATGGCTAAGAATACTCGCTCGGCGTCCGGCGGATACTCGAT ACTACATTCCCCGCATCCGGCCGAGAGGCATGTTCTCGACCATGAAGCGACCAAAGCTGCGATTGTAGATCAGACAGGGCTCAAGGCTACCACGGACGTAATCTCACCGTCAGCCAGTACACCCAAAGATATATTCTTAGGAGGAATAAAAATACCTCAGAGACCTAAACCTCCAGAATCAGATGGCACGTCCACGACCCTTGCACATCGCTCACTATTGATGAATGATTACAGAATGCTGTAT AAGGAAGCCCGGAATGCCCGTGGCAGACTCCGCGAGCTATCTATTCCTATGCATGAATGGCCGGGAGATCTTCAAAAGCAAGAAATGAAGGAAGTTACTGCCAGTaacgaagaagaaaaagaggGACTGGATAACTTGGATCTCGATCCGACCATGAAAGCATTCCTGATGCTTGAAAAACAACTTGGGAAGAGGTAG